From one Triticum urartu cultivar G1812 chromosome 3, Tu2.1, whole genome shotgun sequence genomic stretch:
- the LOC125546324 gene encoding ninja-family protein MODD-like yields MEAYSRDLLPGTGGGDDGEHRVQRLDSRTEEPAAQGTPSAQGRSLSSAVVSSSQGTNGVHQAEGANNTVMETASSPAPAVRAATLGSGGGQQDDSGMSKVREIPLVSTSGLPNGRRIVGLLYEYSKVDEVTILCMCHGSFLTPAEFVEHARGGQVANPLRSIFVMPPPWL; encoded by the exons ATGGAGGCCTACTCGAGGGACCTGCTGCCTGGCACCGGCGGTGGAGACGATGGCGAGCACAGGGTGCAGCGGTTGGATTCGCGGACCGAGGAGCCCGCGGCACAAG GAACTCCTAGCGCTCAAGGGCGGAGCCTGTCATCAGCTGTTGTGTCCTCGTCTCAGGGTACAAATGGTGTGCACCAGGCCGAGGGTGCTAACAACACCGTCATGGAAACCGCTTCTTCTCCAGCACCAGCGGTAAGAGCGGCAACCCTTGGTTCTGGGGGAGGGCAGCAAGATGATTCAGGGATGTCGAAGGTGCGGGAGATTCCATTGGTGTCTACCAGCGGGCTCCCTAATGGCAGGAGGATTGTAGGCTTGCTGTACGAGTACAGTAAAGTTGATGAGGTGACGATTTTGTGTATGTGCCATGGTAGCTTCCTGACTCCGGCGGAGTTTGTGGAGCATGCTAGAGGCGGTCAGGTCGCCAACCCGTTGAGGAGCATCTTCGTCATGCCCCCGCCTTGGCTTTGA